A single region of the Acanthopagrus latus isolate v.2019 chromosome 11, fAcaLat1.1, whole genome shotgun sequence genome encodes:
- the glulb gene encoding glutamine synthetase, whose protein sequence is MATSASSQLNKAVKQQYMSLPQGDKVQAMYIWIDGSGEGLRCKTRTLDSEPKTIEDLPEWNFDGSSTYQSEGSNSDMFLIPAAMFRDPFRKDPNKLVLCEVLKYNRKPAETNLRRTCKQIMSMVENNHPWFGMEQEYTILGTDGHPFGWPSNGFPGPQGPYYCGVGADKAYGRDIVEAHYRACLYAGVDICGTNAEVMPAQWEFQIGPCEGINMGDHLWVARFILHRVCEDFGVVVSFDPKPIPGNWNGAGCHTNFSTKEMRDDGGLKVIEDSIERLAKRHRYHIRAYDPKGGLDNARRLTGRHETSSIDEFSAGVANRGASIRIPRAVGQDKKGYFEDRRPSANCDPYIVTEALVRTCLLKEEGEEPTDYSK, encoded by the exons ATGGCCACCTCAGCCAGTTCACAACTGAACAAAGCTGTCAAGCAGCAGTACATGAGCCTCCCTCAGGGGGACAAGGTCCAGGCCATGTACATCTGGATCGATGGTTCTGGAGAGGGACTTCGCTGCAAGACCAGAACTTTGGACTCTGAGCCCAAGACGATCGAGG ATCTTCCCGAGTGGAACTTCGACGGGTCCAGTACCTACCAGTCGGAGGGCTCCAACAGCGACATGTTCCTGATCCCGGCAGCCATGTTCAGGGACCCGTTCAGGAAAGACCCCAACAAGCTGGTGCTCTGCGAGGTGCTCAAGTACAACCGCAAGCCAGCAG AGACCAATCTGCGGCGCACCTGTAAGCAGATCATGAGCATGGTGGAGAACAACCACCCGTGGTTCGGGATGGAGCAGGAGTACACCATCCTGGGAACGGACGGACATCCCTTCGGCTGGCCCTCCAACGGCTTCCCGGGTCCACAAG GGCCGTATTACTGCGGCGTGGGAGCAGATAAGGCGTACGGCCGCGACATAGTGGAGGCGCACTACAGAGCCTGTCTCTACGCTGGAGTCGACATCTGTGGGACCAATGCAGAGGTCATGCCAGCTCAG tgggAGTTCCAGATCGGGCCCTGTGAAGGTATCAACATGGGAGACCATCTGTGGGTCGCTCGCTTCATCCTTCACAGAGTGTGTGAAGATTTCGGCGTGGTCGTGTCCTTCGACCCCAAACCAATCCCAGGGAACTGGAACGGCGCCGGCTGCCACACCAACTTCAGCACAAAGGAGATGAGAGACGACGGTGGACTGAA AGTCATCGAGGACTCCATCGAGAGGCTAGCAAAGAGACACCGGTATCACATCCGCGCCTACGATCCCAAAGGCGGGCTCGACAACGCCAGGCGCCTCACCGGTCGTCACGAAACCTCAAGCATCGACGAGTTCTCAGCCGGCGTGGCCAACCGCGGAGCCAGCATCCGCATCCCTCGAGCCGTGGGGCAGGACAAGAAGGGCTACTTCGAGGACCGCCGTCCGTCCGCCAACTGCGACCCTTACATCGTCACAGaggctctggtgcgcacgtgtTTACtcaaagaggaaggagaggagccCACAGATTACAGCAAATGA